From one Zhongshania sp. R06B22 genomic stretch:
- a CDS encoding SDR family NAD(P)-dependent oxidoreductase: MQDFTNKVVVVTGAASGIGRALAKAFLASGAKVVLSDVEKQALDKTAAELGAAGGIVRAIVTDVSKPESVNALADAVFTEFGACHILCNNAGVSVSNCNVWDTTPNDWAWVLGVNLRGVAHGIQAFVPRMLESGEPGLIMNTSSGDGGISPLADQSVYASSKAGVSIMTECLNAQLVGQESKLRACIFYPSGGILPTGIWTTRRNRPEELAREKPAPAGGEMTFDEFMKGMKDIGVELPVQDLDELAAFALDGIRKDDFVIMIGREAMEATLVERARKLARGECPIEHGLHG; encoded by the coding sequence ATGCAGGATTTCACCAATAAAGTCGTTGTTGTGACCGGCGCCGCCAGCGGTATTGGTCGGGCTTTGGCCAAGGCCTTTCTGGCCAGTGGCGCAAAAGTTGTTTTGTCTGATGTAGAAAAACAGGCGCTGGACAAAACCGCGGCCGAACTCGGCGCCGCCGGCGGTATAGTGCGTGCCATTGTCACTGACGTGTCTAAGCCCGAGTCCGTCAACGCCTTAGCCGATGCGGTATTTACGGAATTTGGCGCCTGCCATATTCTCTGTAATAACGCCGGCGTCAGCGTTTCCAATTGCAATGTATGGGACACCACCCCCAATGACTGGGCTTGGGTATTGGGCGTTAACTTACGCGGTGTCGCCCACGGCATTCAAGCCTTTGTGCCACGCATGCTGGAATCAGGCGAACCGGGCCTGATCATGAACACCTCATCAGGTGATGGCGGTATTTCACCACTGGCCGATCAGTCAGTGTATGCCTCAAGCAAAGCCGGCGTTTCGATTATGACCGAGTGCCTGAACGCGCAATTAGTTGGCCAGGAAAGCAAACTCCGCGCCTGCATCTTCTATCCCTCTGGCGGTATTTTACCCACCGGTATCTGGACCACTCGCCGCAATCGTCCCGAGGAATTGGCGCGTGAAAAACCCGCTCCGGCTGGCGGCGAAATGACCTTTGATGAATTTATGAAGGGCATGAAAGATATCGGTGTTGAACTGCCGGTTCAAGACTTGGACGAACTCGCGGCCTTCGCCCTCGACGGCATCCGCAAGGATGACTTTGTTATTATGATTGGCCGCGAAGCCATGGAAGCCACGCTGGTGGAACGCGCCAGAAAACTGGCCCGCGGCGAGTGCCCTATAGAGCACGGTCTGCACGGCTAA
- a CDS encoding nuclear transport factor 2 family protein — MTNHLADWHHVITSRDIAKLDDILAADATFHSPVVHTPQVGKDITKMYLSAAFHVLLNDSFHYVREVADDNNTILEFMVNIDGIEVNGVDMISWDQDGKIIDFKVMLRPYKAINLIKEKMREMLESA; from the coding sequence ATGACTAATCACCTCGCCGACTGGCATCACGTCATCACCTCACGAGATATCGCCAAACTCGACGACATCCTCGCCGCCGATGCCACATTTCACTCGCCAGTGGTACACACCCCGCAGGTCGGCAAAGACATCACTAAAATGTACCTCAGCGCCGCGTTCCACGTGCTGCTCAACGACAGCTTCCACTACGTACGTGAGGTCGCCGATGACAACAATACTATTTTGGAATTCATGGTCAACATCGATGGTATAGAGGTCAATGGCGTAGATATGATCAGCTGGGATCAAGACGGTAAGATTATCGATTTCAAGGTTATGCTGCGTCCGTATAAAGCCATTAATCTGATTAAAGAAAAAATGCGTGAGATGCTAGAGAGCGCATAA
- a CDS encoding S-(hydroxymethyl)glutathione dehydrogenase/class III alcohol dehydrogenase gives MSDQFIKSKAAVAWGPGQELKIEEVDVMLPRAGEVLVRIVATGVCHTDAFTLSGEDPEGIFPTILGHEGGGIVEQIGEGVTSVAVGDHVIPLYTPECGECKFCLSGKTNLCQKIRETQGRGLMPDGTTRFYKDGQPIFHYMGCSTFSEYTVLPEISLAKVNPSAPLEEVCLLGCGVTTGMGAVMNTAKVKEGDTVAIFGLGGIGLSAVIGAVMAKASRIIAIDINESKFELAKKLGATDCINPKLFDKPIQDVIVELTDGGVDFSFECIGNVNTMRSALECCHKGWGESVIIGVAGAGQEISTRPFQLVTGRVWRGTAFGGVRGRSELPDYVERYLAGEFKLSDFITHTMPLEDINEAFDLMHEGKSIRSVIHY, from the coding sequence ATGTCAGACCAGTTTATAAAATCCAAAGCCGCTGTGGCCTGGGGCCCCGGCCAAGAATTAAAAATCGAAGAAGTCGACGTGATGCTGCCTAGGGCCGGCGAAGTGCTGGTTCGTATCGTGGCGACTGGCGTCTGCCACACCGACGCATTTACGCTATCGGGGGAGGACCCGGAAGGCATTTTCCCCACCATTCTTGGTCATGAAGGCGGCGGTATCGTTGAACAGATCGGCGAAGGCGTCACCAGTGTCGCTGTGGGCGATCATGTGATTCCCCTGTACACGCCAGAATGTGGCGAGTGTAAATTTTGCCTATCGGGTAAAACCAATCTCTGTCAAAAAATTCGCGAGACCCAAGGCAGGGGACTGATGCCCGACGGCACCACGCGATTTTATAAAGACGGCCAGCCTATTTTTCATTACATGGGCTGCTCTACGTTTTCGGAATACACCGTATTACCAGAAATATCGCTGGCGAAGGTCAATCCCAGCGCACCACTAGAAGAAGTGTGTCTACTGGGTTGTGGCGTCACCACTGGGATGGGCGCGGTGATGAACACCGCTAAAGTAAAAGAAGGCGACACCGTTGCCATATTCGGTCTCGGTGGCATTGGCCTTTCCGCGGTTATCGGCGCAGTGATGGCAAAAGCCAGCCGTATTATCGCCATCGACATAAACGAATCTAAATTTGAGTTAGCTAAAAAGCTCGGCGCCACCGATTGCATTAACCCCAAGCTCTTCGACAAGCCAATACAGGACGTCATTGTAGAGCTGACAGATGGCGGCGTGGATTTTTCCTTTGAATGCATCGGCAACGTCAATACCATGCGCTCGGCTTTAGAATGCTGCCATAAGGGCTGGGGCGAGTCTGTCATTATTGGTGTTGCAGGTGCAGGGCAAGAAATTTCGACCCGGCCTTTTCAGCTAGTAACCGGGCGAGTATGGCGCGGCACCGCCTTTGGTGGTGTGCGGGGCCGCTCCGAGCTACCTGACTACGTAGAACGCTACTTAGCAGGGGAATTTAAACTCAGCGACTTCATCACCCACACCATGCCGTTAGAGGATATAAACGAAGCCTTTGACCTGATGCATGAAGGCAAAAGTATTCGCTCAGTCATTCACTACTAA
- a CDS encoding LysR substrate-binding domain-containing protein has protein sequence MAAWDGVSEFVAVAETASFTAAAKRLRLSVAQISRQVAGLEARLQVKLFYRTTRRVTLTEAGGVYYRHCSHALEGLDDAERAVSDLQATPQGKIKLTAPITFGEERVMPLINDFMVLHPQLELECQLSNQLVDILADGYDLAIRLGHLQDSSMIARKLSGRRRYVCASPDYIDRFGAPHTLSELEQHHCLVGGAGYWRFIEAHKTRSVKVSGRMQCNSAYALVDAALKGLGLIQVPDYYVQDYIQQGRLLTVLDPYCEPEEGIWALYPFNRQLSPKIKMLVAYLAEHMAGV, from the coding sequence ATGGCGGCTTGGGACGGAGTAAGCGAGTTTGTCGCGGTGGCAGAAACCGCGAGTTTTACGGCGGCGGCAAAACGTCTTCGTCTCTCTGTGGCGCAGATTAGCCGCCAAGTGGCAGGTCTAGAGGCGCGTCTCCAGGTTAAATTATTTTATCGCACTACCCGCAGGGTCACGCTGACCGAAGCCGGTGGCGTTTATTATCGTCACTGCAGCCATGCCCTCGAGGGTTTGGATGATGCGGAAAGAGCGGTATCCGACCTCCAAGCCACCCCCCAAGGTAAAATAAAGTTAACCGCGCCGATTACTTTTGGTGAGGAGCGGGTGATGCCGCTGATCAATGACTTTATGGTGCTCCACCCCCAGTTAGAGCTTGAGTGTCAATTATCAAACCAGTTAGTGGATATCTTGGCCGACGGCTATGACCTGGCTATTCGCCTCGGCCATCTGCAAGACTCAAGTATGATTGCCCGCAAGCTGTCGGGTCGCCGACGCTATGTTTGTGCGTCACCCGACTATATCGATCGTTTTGGCGCGCCGCATACCTTGTCTGAACTTGAGCAACATCACTGTTTGGTCGGCGGAGCGGGTTATTGGCGTTTCATAGAGGCTCATAAAACACGAAGTGTCAAAGTGTCGGGTCGTATGCAGTGTAACAGTGCTTATGCTCTCGTCGATGCCGCTCTCAAGGGCTTGGGGCTTATTCAGGTGCCAGATTACTATGTGCAAGACTACATTCAGCAGGGACGTTTGCTAACGGTATTGGATCCCTATTGCGAGCCGGAAGAGGGTATTTGGGCCTTGTATCCCTTTAATCGACAGCTGTCGCCTAAGATTAAAATGTTGGTGGCGTATTTGGCCGAGCATATGGCGGGGGTGTGA
- a CDS encoding SMP-30/gluconolactonase/LRE family protein, giving the protein MGRFLGWASIVILILATAILALYIRSPIEPIVFDPPKSGSLTGEFAANERLAGLAIYMQNRGTGPEDIVKGPAGYFYTGYQDGRIVRFSVSEGRVVEGSIRAFVNTGGRPLGMQFDGAGNLIVADAFKGLLSVSPSGEISTLVDYADDSTLRFIDDVDIADDGTIWFSDASGRFGLHDYIYDIVEASATGRLLSYTPASGQNKVHLSGLYFANGVALGPEDSWVLVNETGASRVTRLWLKGPKAGVKDTFIDGLPGMPDNITFNGVDTFWLAMPALRSSEMDALASYPFIRKLLGGLPSSLLVPKSQLGFALGLDLNGKVTFNLQSHSGIYHTVTSVNEYDGYIWLGSLAMPSVAALPLPVTQ; this is encoded by the coding sequence ATGGGACGTTTTTTAGGTTGGGCCAGCATTGTAATTCTAATTTTAGCCACTGCTATATTGGCTCTATATATCCGTTCACCCATTGAGCCCATAGTATTTGATCCTCCAAAAAGCGGATCGTTGACTGGAGAATTTGCCGCCAATGAACGTTTAGCTGGGTTGGCCATTTACATGCAAAATCGCGGGACTGGACCCGAAGATATTGTAAAAGGGCCTGCTGGCTACTTTTATACGGGCTATCAAGATGGCCGAATTGTCCGTTTTTCGGTGAGTGAGGGGCGAGTTGTTGAGGGCTCCATTCGGGCGTTTGTTAATACCGGTGGTCGACCTCTGGGTATGCAATTTGATGGTGCAGGGAATTTAATTGTTGCCGATGCTTTCAAGGGCTTGTTGTCAGTATCACCCAGCGGTGAAATATCTACTCTTGTTGATTATGCTGATGATTCGACTCTGCGCTTTATTGACGATGTTGATATCGCCGATGATGGCACCATTTGGTTTAGCGATGCCTCGGGCCGCTTTGGTTTACATGATTATATCTACGATATAGTAGAGGCTAGTGCAACGGGGCGTCTGCTTAGCTACACCCCCGCTAGTGGGCAAAATAAAGTGCACTTAAGCGGACTTTATTTTGCTAACGGGGTGGCTCTTGGGCCTGAAGATAGTTGGGTGTTAGTCAACGAGACAGGTGCGTCGCGGGTCACGCGTTTGTGGCTTAAGGGGCCAAAGGCCGGTGTAAAAGATACCTTTATAGATGGCTTGCCCGGTATGCCGGATAATATTACTTTTAATGGCGTAGATACTTTTTGGCTGGCGATGCCGGCGCTGCGCAGTAGTGAAATGGATGCGCTGGCGTCCTATCCTTTTATACGTAAGTTATTGGGTGGGTTGCCGTCATCCCTGTTGGTGCCCAAGAGTCAGCTTGGCTTTGCCTTAGGCTTGGATTTGAACGGCAAAGTCACATTCAATTTGCAGTCGCACAGTGGTATTTACCACACCGTGACCAGCGTAAATGAATACGACGGCTATATCTGGCTGGGAAGCTTGGCAATGCCTTCCGTTGCGGCGTTGCCCTTGCCTGTCACTCAGTAA
- the fghA gene encoding S-formylglutathione hydrolase, which translates to MSIENISSNKSFGGWHKQYTHRSKVLNCDMRFAIYLPPQASAGEAVPALYWLSGLTCTDENFMQKSGVQRIAAELGIAIIAPDTGPRGDDVADDDAYDLGKGAGFYINATQAPWNRHYQMYDYIVKELPELIEASFPISAMRSISGHSMGGHGALTIALKNPLRYRSVSAFSPISNPINCPWGQKVFTQYLGDDKTQWLEHDASELMRMARQFIPARVEQGNADPFLEEQLKPESLSAAAKVSGYPLELNSHDGYDHSYYFIASFIEEHLRFHAAHLQT; encoded by the coding sequence ATGAGTATTGAAAATATTAGTAGTAATAAGAGCTTTGGCGGCTGGCACAAACAATATACTCACCGCTCCAAAGTGCTGAACTGCGATATGCGTTTTGCTATTTACCTGCCTCCGCAGGCCTCAGCAGGTGAAGCTGTGCCCGCCTTATACTGGCTTTCAGGCCTCACCTGTACCGACGAAAATTTTATGCAAAAAAGCGGCGTGCAGCGCATAGCAGCAGAATTGGGTATCGCAATCATTGCACCCGACACCGGCCCCCGCGGTGATGATGTTGCCGACGATGACGCTTACGACCTAGGCAAGGGTGCTGGCTTCTATATCAACGCCACCCAAGCGCCGTGGAATCGTCATTACCAAATGTATGATTACATTGTGAAAGAATTACCCGAGCTGATAGAAGCCAGCTTTCCGATATCCGCTATGCGTTCAATTTCAGGCCACTCAATGGGTGGTCACGGCGCACTGACGATTGCGCTGAAAAATCCTCTGCGTTACCGGTCAGTGTCCGCATTCAGCCCCATCAGCAACCCGATTAATTGCCCCTGGGGGCAAAAGGTATTCACCCAATATTTGGGAGACGATAAAACCCAGTGGCTGGAACACGACGCTAGCGAACTGATGCGCATGGCCCGCCAATTTATTCCCGCCAGAGTTGAGCAAGGCAATGCCGATCCATTTTTGGAAGAACAATTAAAACCAGAGTCTCTTTCCGCAGCAGCCAAAGTCAGTGGCTACCCCCTAGAGCTAAACAGCCACGACGGCTATGACCACAGCTACTATTTTATCGCCAGTTTTATTGAAGAGCACCTGCGCTTTCATGCGGCGCACTTACAGACTTAA
- a CDS encoding AraC family transcriptional regulator — MRPLVRSSALSGFPELVQELNADPEPLLRQFNIDPERLNDLDYLIFFHSVMQLLETSADILECPDLGLRLSRKQNLETLGPIAIMARASNTVRDALFCITRYIAHHSPAITLSLDDTSAPNFPRLMLDINVDDYPYRHQTTEMSVGLMANVHAMLTENRKKPEAILFRHSRIMDAKTYNRHFGCPVLFNQECNALVLTPEQFDFPIRTADSFQRDIIASYVIKKGSTSPVTFIEQTKFIISRLLPAQCCNIKTVAKELFMHQRTLQRRLKDEDHIFEEMVDEIRRHDAQNFLAEHGMPMAQIAGLLGYQEQSSFNRAAKRWFGVTPNAYRKSLQTIVKREI, encoded by the coding sequence ATGCGCCCACTCGTACGATCTTCGGCTCTAAGCGGCTTCCCAGAACTAGTGCAAGAGCTAAACGCAGATCCCGAGCCCTTGTTGCGGCAATTCAATATTGACCCCGAGAGACTCAACGATCTCGACTATCTGATATTTTTCCATAGTGTGATGCAACTGCTTGAAACCAGCGCGGACATACTAGAGTGCCCCGACCTTGGTTTACGCTTATCTAGAAAACAAAATTTAGAAACCCTTGGCCCTATTGCCATTATGGCGCGCGCGTCAAATACGGTTCGCGACGCCCTGTTTTGTATTACCCGCTATATCGCTCATCACAGTCCAGCTATCACCCTGTCACTAGACGACACCTCAGCACCCAACTTCCCACGCCTCATGCTCGATATCAATGTAGATGACTATCCTTATCGCCACCAAACCACCGAGATGTCAGTCGGACTAATGGCAAACGTCCATGCCATGCTCACTGAAAATCGCAAAAAACCCGAAGCGATACTTTTTCGGCACAGCAGAATAATGGATGCAAAAACCTATAATCGCCACTTCGGCTGTCCGGTGCTCTTCAATCAGGAGTGCAATGCCCTAGTATTGACGCCAGAACAATTTGACTTCCCAATTCGCACAGCGGATTCTTTCCAGCGCGACATTATCGCCAGCTACGTCATAAAAAAAGGCAGTACCTCACCCGTCACCTTTATTGAACAAACCAAATTTATAATTAGCCGCTTACTACCTGCCCAGTGCTGTAATATTAAAACCGTCGCAAAGGAATTATTTATGCACCAGCGCACCCTCCAGCGCCGGCTAAAGGACGAAGACCATATCTTTGAGGAAATGGTAGACGAAATACGCAGGCACGATGCACAAAACTTTCTCGCCGAGCATGGCATGCCAATGGCTCAAATTGCAGGCTTATTGGGGTACCAAGAACAAAGCTCATTCAACCGAGCAGCCAAACGCTGGTTTGGCGTCACGCCCAATGCATATCGAAAGTCACTGCAAACAATAGTAAAACGAGAAATATGA
- a CDS encoding DUF4388 domain-containing protein — MINPRILGSIRANPISLGQLLVAGGFIAPTTLQHALKAQRWSRRRLGEVLVQRHELSDIEKRTILKLQEKLSKHTLALTSDGSMNQALQLSLGQLLLDSGEISHAQLDSALAEHSRQHRRLGEVLVEQQVITPARLTQWLQLQKKLISAAAIATCMMAASGNAAADDNEQSLWKKFISGKFSQEKTSDSQRAWGQQASNNLANLNIQNRDLSELKRSRDGTLTLRFGQKGLNIVKRF, encoded by the coding sequence TTGATAAACCCTAGAATACTTGGCTCTATCCGGGCCAACCCAATTTCACTTGGCCAACTGTTAGTCGCCGGCGGCTTTATTGCTCCTACTACACTGCAGCACGCCTTAAAGGCACAGCGGTGGAGTCGACGCCGTCTTGGCGAAGTGCTTGTTCAGCGTCACGAACTAAGTGATATAGAAAAGCGCACCATACTTAAGCTGCAGGAAAAACTTAGCAAGCACACACTCGCCCTTACGTCTGATGGCAGTATGAACCAAGCCTTACAACTTAGCTTAGGCCAGTTGCTACTAGACAGCGGAGAAATCAGTCACGCACAACTGGACTCAGCATTAGCTGAGCACAGCCGCCAACATCGCCGCCTTGGTGAGGTCTTAGTTGAGCAGCAAGTCATCACGCCAGCTCGCCTGACACAATGGCTTCAACTGCAGAAAAAACTGATCAGCGCCGCCGCAATAGCGACTTGTATGATGGCCGCCAGCGGCAATGCCGCCGCAGATGACAATGAACAAAGCCTGTGGAAGAAATTTATTTCAGGAAAGTTTTCTCAAGAAAAAACCAGCGACTCGCAGCGAGCCTGGGGACAGCAAGCCAGTAATAACCTCGCAAATCTAAACATCCAAAATCGCGACTTAAGCGAATTAAAGCGCAGCCGCGACGGCACTCTAACTCTCAGATTTGGCCAAAAAGGCTTGAATATCGTCAAGCGATTTTAA
- a CDS encoding TonB-dependent receptor encodes MQQRRLSPHKSRRHLLHTGICLAIASSLNSAFAAPMLEEVLVTAQKSSQSTQDIPVAVTGLTSGQLDKYGFENASDISAQVPNMQVSGPYGDIQPIFAIRGVSMSDYSSNQASPIGVYVDETYLAPVYSHGANFFDIERLEVLRGPQGTLYGKNTTGGAINIITRTPQFNDDPSNYIKLGVGSFNATTAEAGAETQLIDGILAARGAISFKRDEGYVEIVGRDANGAQTDFQGGRLALHFAPNDAWDAVLKYTVSGNDALSTPARNEGRTDLIGAPNSDYNAYSRQSRNLDFHETEANEVGALITNTDIVGLTVTFAGDYYSITSVTSYYDADYYQKADTDGSPNDLLTITWSSNTIGYSQDLRFASEFDGMFNIIAGVYYGYEDQYMNNVYDIFDTPPDLRVGFAKPDTAQQYPFLLDYGMLDQRMETKKDSLAAYTQMRFDFTDRLGMDLGLRYTKDGNEQSYFNISRVGYDGSPRGTYVPGNNTGVDDAYISLPLSQSQLVDILGDPTLLANLLNIGYTHGPYTLDSAPALEADEAEWTGKLGLDYRINDDVMVYVSASHGYRSGSFNGGAYYLARPIETAYASPEYIDAFEVGFKADLLDNSMRLNAALFSYDYTDQQFINVVGFSNFLENAGSSKIAGAEAEFWARLTEKLTLQIGLGYLQTEFSELTLANTETIADADDRVDLSGNELISAPKLNYSISLDYDIWETDSGYLTTNLNGNFQDEQWYSAYNDQFGYGEIRQGAYWLFNARTSWHSSDDSYSVSLWVKNIMDKEYDSYGINLQAGFGHDNYLAGPPRTYGAEVTYRF; translated from the coding sequence ATGCAGCAACGTCGCTTGTCACCGCATAAGAGCCGCCGGCACTTATTGCACACCGGTATTTGTCTCGCTATTGCCAGCTCTCTAAACAGTGCTTTTGCAGCCCCAATGCTGGAAGAAGTCTTGGTCACCGCGCAAAAGAGCAGCCAGAGCACCCAAGATATACCAGTTGCAGTTACCGGCTTGACCAGCGGCCAGCTGGACAAATACGGCTTTGAGAACGCCAGCGACATCTCTGCGCAAGTGCCTAATATGCAGGTCAGCGGCCCCTACGGCGATATTCAACCTATCTTCGCCATTCGCGGTGTCAGCATGTCTGACTACAGCTCCAACCAAGCGAGCCCCATCGGCGTTTATGTCGATGAAACCTATCTCGCTCCAGTTTATAGTCACGGTGCTAACTTTTTTGACATCGAGCGCCTAGAAGTACTGCGCGGTCCTCAGGGCACTCTATACGGTAAAAACACCACCGGTGGTGCCATCAACATCATCACCCGTACCCCACAATTCAATGATGATCCCAGCAATTACATTAAACTGGGTGTCGGTAGTTTCAACGCAACGACTGCTGAAGCCGGTGCCGAAACCCAGCTCATTGATGGCATTTTAGCCGCCCGCGGTGCAATAAGCTTTAAACGTGATGAAGGTTACGTAGAGATTGTTGGCCGCGACGCAAATGGCGCGCAAACCGATTTCCAAGGTGGCCGCCTTGCCCTGCATTTCGCCCCAAACGATGCCTGGGATGCGGTCCTTAAATACACCGTATCGGGCAATGATGCCTTGAGCACACCTGCCCGTAATGAAGGTAGAACCGATCTGATAGGCGCGCCCAATTCTGACTACAACGCCTACTCGCGCCAAAGTCGTAATTTGGACTTCCATGAAACCGAGGCCAATGAAGTCGGCGCCCTCATTACTAACACCGATATCGTTGGCTTAACAGTCACCTTCGCAGGCGATTATTACTCTATTACCTCGGTGACATCCTATTATGATGCCGATTACTACCAGAAAGCCGATACCGATGGCTCACCCAATGATTTGCTGACCATCACCTGGTCCTCTAACACAATTGGCTACAGCCAAGATCTACGCTTCGCATCTGAATTCGACGGCATGTTTAACATCATCGCCGGCGTCTATTATGGATATGAAGATCAGTATATGAACAACGTCTATGACATTTTCGACACCCCACCAGATCTGCGTGTTGGCTTTGCTAAACCGGATACTGCCCAGCAGTACCCGTTCTTGCTCGACTACGGCATGTTAGATCAGCGCATGGAAACCAAAAAAGACAGCTTGGCGGCTTACACCCAAATGCGCTTTGATTTCACTGATCGCTTGGGTATGGATTTAGGTCTGCGCTATACCAAAGACGGCAATGAGCAAAGCTACTTCAATATTTCCCGAGTGGGTTACGACGGCAGCCCTAGAGGCACCTATGTGCCGGGCAATAATACCGGCGTAGATGACGCCTATATCTCACTGCCGCTATCTCAATCACAACTAGTCGATATTCTCGGTGACCCTACTTTATTAGCGAATCTACTGAATATTGGCTACACACACGGTCCCTACACGCTAGACTCAGCGCCCGCGCTGGAAGCAGACGAAGCCGAATGGACCGGCAAACTCGGCTTGGACTACCGCATCAACGACGATGTCATGGTCTACGTCAGTGCTAGTCACGGTTATCGCAGTGGTAGCTTCAACGGAGGCGCATACTATCTTGCCCGCCCCATTGAAACCGCTTACGCATCACCAGAGTATATCGATGCTTTTGAAGTCGGTTTCAAAGCCGATCTGTTAGACAACAGTATGCGTTTAAACGCCGCCCTGTTTTCTTATGACTATACAGACCAGCAGTTCATCAACGTAGTTGGCTTTTCTAACTTCCTAGAAAATGCCGGTAGCTCAAAAATTGCCGGTGCCGAGGCAGAGTTCTGGGCACGCCTGACAGAAAAACTTACCCTGCAAATTGGTCTCGGCTACTTGCAAACTGAGTTTTCAGAGTTGACCTTAGCCAATACCGAGACCATCGCTGATGCCGACGACCGTGTTGACTTAAGTGGTAATGAGCTGATCTCTGCACCCAAGCTTAACTACAGCATCTCGCTGGATTATGATATTTGGGAAACCGACTCAGGCTATCTGACCACCAACCTGAATGGAAACTTCCAGGATGAGCAATGGTATAGCGCCTATAACGACCAATTCGGCTATGGCGAAATTCGTCAAGGTGCATACTGGTTGTTCAATGCACGCACTAGCTGGCACTCAAGCGACGACAGCTATTCAGTATCCTTATGGGTTAAAAACATAATGGATAAGGAATACGATAGCTACGGGATTAATCTCCAAGCCGGCTTTGGTCACGACAATTATCTGGCTGGACCACCGCGCACCTATGGTGCCGAAGTGACTTACCGCTTCTAA